A window from Primulina huaijiensis isolate GDHJ02 chromosome 11, ASM1229523v2, whole genome shotgun sequence encodes these proteins:
- the LOC140988177 gene encoding uncharacterized protein isoform X2 has translation MMEKGKERNCSSSSLDCDVGLSLKMQTESSMCKKPMPLPFYHYQFGYSCGGDGVGGGGAAGPIFFNASGGEMSRKPLFTASQWQELERQKMIHKYMMASIPVPPQLILPVSSLLPGPQSNTPAGLDSKFSTNRWDPEPWRCKRTDGKKWRCSRDVAPDHKYCERHSHKTRPRSRKHVEVSSYNSINSTFSQSLHNPASQFPTMVSATPYEQTSVDNSVSSNKSRIKNNITAFQTQGNHGFVNLDPFSPKISES, from the exons ATGATGGAGAAGGGAAAAGAAAGAAATtgctcatcatcatcattagaTTGTGATGTGGGGTTGAGTTTGAAGATGCAGACTGAATCTTCTATGTGTAAGAAGCCCATGCCTTTGCCTTTTTATCACTATCAGTTTGGTTATTCTTGTGGAGGTGACGGAGTTGGAGGCGGCGGTGCTGCTGGGCCCATTTTCTTTAACGCTTCAG GGGGTGAAATGAGCAGAAAACCCCTTTTCACAGCCTCACAGTGGCAAGAACTCGAAAGACAGAAAATGATACACAAGTACATGATGGCCTCTATTCCTGTTCCTCCTCAACTAATCCTACCAGTTTCATCTCTTCTTCCTGGCCCCCAATCTAACA CACCTGCTGGTTtggattcaaaattttcaacaaatAGGTGGGATCCAGAGCCGTGGAGGTGTAAAAGAACAGATGGGAAGAAATGGAGGTGCTCCAGAGATGTGGCCCCTGATCACAAATACTGTGAACGCCATTCTCACAAAACTAGACCTCGTTCAAGAAAGCATGTGGAAGTTTCATCCTACAATTCCATCAACAGTACTTTCTCTCAGTCCCTACATAACCCAGCTTCTCAATTTCCAACAATGGTGTCTGCTACACCATATGAGCAGACAAG CGTCGACAACAGCGTCAGCAGCAACAAAAGCCGCATCAAGAATAACATAACTGCATTTCAAACACAAGGAAACCACGGTTTCGTGAACTTGGATCCTTTTAGCCCGAAAATATCGGAATCATGA
- the LOC140988177 gene encoding growth-regulating factor 8-like isoform X1 has product MMEKGKERNCSSSSLDCDVGLSLKMQTESSMCKKPMPLPFYHYQFGYSCGGDGVGGGGAAGPIFFNASGGEMSRKPLFTASQWQELERQKMIHKYMMASIPVPPQLILPVSSLLPGPQSNTPAGLDSKFSTNRWDPEPWRCKRTDGKKWRCSRDVAPDHKYCERHSHKTRPRSRKHVEVSSYNSINSTFSQSLHNPASQFPTMVSATPYEQTRYAEWFTNSVDNSVSSNKSRIKNNITAFQTQGNHGFVNLDPFSPKISES; this is encoded by the exons ATGATGGAGAAGGGAAAAGAAAGAAATtgctcatcatcatcattagaTTGTGATGTGGGGTTGAGTTTGAAGATGCAGACTGAATCTTCTATGTGTAAGAAGCCCATGCCTTTGCCTTTTTATCACTATCAGTTTGGTTATTCTTGTGGAGGTGACGGAGTTGGAGGCGGCGGTGCTGCTGGGCCCATTTTCTTTAACGCTTCAG GGGGTGAAATGAGCAGAAAACCCCTTTTCACAGCCTCACAGTGGCAAGAACTCGAAAGACAGAAAATGATACACAAGTACATGATGGCCTCTATTCCTGTTCCTCCTCAACTAATCCTACCAGTTTCATCTCTTCTTCCTGGCCCCCAATCTAACA CACCTGCTGGTTtggattcaaaattttcaacaaatAGGTGGGATCCAGAGCCGTGGAGGTGTAAAAGAACAGATGGGAAGAAATGGAGGTGCTCCAGAGATGTGGCCCCTGATCACAAATACTGTGAACGCCATTCTCACAAAACTAGACCTCGTTCAAGAAAGCATGTGGAAGTTTCATCCTACAATTCCATCAACAGTACTTTCTCTCAGTCCCTACATAACCCAGCTTCTCAATTTCCAACAATGGTGTCTGCTACACCATATGAGCAGACAAG GTACGCTGAATGGTTTACGAACAGCGTCGACAACAGCGTCAGCAGCAACAAAAGCCGCATCAAGAATAACATAACTGCATTTCAAACACAAGGAAACCACGGTTTCGTGAACTTGGATCCTTTTAGCCCGAAAATATCGGAATCATGA